AAGTAACCAAGAAAAGTCAGGCTTGTAAGGCCAACTGCAAAGCTTGCTTTTGCAAGTAATGTGTATTCCATCTGTCTCCCCATGCCAGTGGAAGCACTAATAAATGTTACATGTTGAAACTTTTGCACTAGCTTGTACATAAAAATTCCATATGCCAATTGACTGGACTACATGAACACATCTGTCAAAAACAGGTCTCTTAGGCACAATTTAGGACATTCCAAAGCAGCTTTATAACTATTTTAGCCTCCAAATGGTATGAATTAACTCTCATAAGCCAGGTCTATTCTCGCTGAACCAAGGTTTGGACCAAATGTCCGAATTATTCAAGTCAGAAACactcttttgccttcattttagAGAGTATCAGTAGCAAGctcttttttcctccagaatTATGCTGTTGATTCAGTGTTTGATGTCACATTGTAAACATATGTTAATATGGCCAAAATGATAAAATAGTTCATGTACTATGAGCTTAAAAAGGACAAAGTTCTGTATTTTTATGAGATTCTGCTACTCCAATAACCCTCAAAATTTACAAAGTACAGTGACACATACTAGGTCATTAGATCTCAGGTGCTAAGTATATTTTACTTTGGAAAAGTCAGTTTGGGGAAACTCCTGAGATGGatctttcatttatataaacaatttgaaaatttttaatccatatttatttgactgcacggggtctttagttatggcatgagGTAtattttagctgtggcatgcaaactcttggttgtggcatgtagcatctagttccctgaccagggattaaactcaggccccctgcattgggagcacggagtcttagctcCTGGACCACTGGGTAAGTCCCTCGATGACCCTTTTAGATCCTTTCCCTTTGTGGAATGGGAGATGCATGGAGGAGGATGCAAACCTCCCCTGCAGAAAGAAGCCTAGATGCAAACTTCATGAACCCAGGCTCAGCACTTACCGTAGCTCTAGGGATGGAAaatgtgcttctttttttcctcatactGATGTTCCATTCTTATtaacttttatggaaaaaaaaaaaaacaaactgtttaGAAAAGCAAGTATAACTGATGAATGACCAAATGAGTTGGATAACCAAATTGGAATCTTCAAATGTCTCAACATAAGGGAGTATTGGGAAGAGTCTAACATAAATGCATAAGTGTGAATGCAAAGCACACACAGATCTCAGAAAACCGGAACTAAAGGGAGGAGGAAATCAGCATGTCAGCGTGTCTGTGAAGAAAGGCTTTAGGGTCTCAGTCATGACTGAATAGGCATCAGCAAGCCATCCAGGCAGCCCTGGTGTCATCTTTGACTCTGCTAATAAAGGAGTACCATCCCAAACAAGGGAAGATTGCCTTCCTTGACTCTGTGTCAGATACTATGTTCAGATATAgatacttcactttttttttttttgggtaaattgtaatttttttattggaaaacAAATATACAACTTGGAATGGATTTGAGGCAAATTGTGCCATAAGCAGATTTTCTTTAAGTGgctaaaacaaagtttaaaaagcaagttaacaataaaagaaaatgtttcttgtaTAGGACCAGCAGTACAAAAAAATAGTGTACGAGTACCTGGATAAAACACCCGTTTTGAAATAGTGCAACTTTTAAGTACATATTGTTGACTGTCCGTAGTCCACGCAGAGTTACAACTCCACACTTCAACAACAACATGCTGACAGTTCCTAAAGAaaactactcaaaaaaaaaaaaaaaaaaaaaggcataaccCAGATGTTCCCTCATTTGACCAACTCCATCTAAGTTTAGATGTGCAGAAGGGCTTAGATATATCCAGAGTAAGCCACATGCAACATGTTACTTGattgattttctaaaataaggTTTCAGGACAATGACAGTAAGATAAGGGAAGAAAACATGGAGGAATGAAGTCCTAATTACTatacatgcatattttttttttgacagtaggGGGAAACCTTTTACAGATAAGTTACAAACAAAGAAAAGGCAAATAAACAATTTTGTACAAGGAATTTAACACATTCTGTACAATGTCTTCACTTTGCTGTCATCATATGTACAAACTCTTCATAGTTTACTTGACCATCACCATCAATATCTGCTTCCCTGATCATTTCATCAACCTCTTCATCTGTTAACTTCTCTCCAAGGTTTGTCATCACATGGCGGAGCTCTGCTCCACTAATATAGCCATTACCATCCTTATCAAACACACGAAATGCTTCTCTaatttcttcttcactgtctgtatctttcatttttcttgccaTCATTGTCAGAAATTCCGGGAAGTCAATTGTGCCATTACCATCAGCATCCACTTCATTAATCATGTCCTGTAACTCTGCTTCTGTGGGATTCTGCCCAAGAGACCTCATTACAGTTCCCAATTCCTTTGTTGTTATAGTTCCATCACCATCCTTGTCAAATAGTGAAAAAGCTTCTTGGAATTCTGCAATCTGCTCTTCAGTCAGTTGGTCAGCCATGCTGCAAGCGCTACAGGTCTCTGGGACGCAATCACACAACCACTCAGCTCTCTCGCTCCACTTGGACTCATAGATACTTCACTTTAAGAACAAGTTGGAGTGGATCCCAACAGAGCAAGCAGCCTGGTAAACAAGGCATGGCGTCTGTCCCCAAAGGACACCCAGTGCAACAGGGGAACTGAGTCAAATGGGTGCCAGTTCAAGGAAACTGTGGTTGAGTtaagccttaaaaaggaaatatttagagGAGACTTTCAGTATGGGAATATAACATCTGTTTCCAAATACTTGAGAATCTCTCATGGGAAAGATAAACACTGTTGGTATGGGAAAATCTGAATCAATAAGTGAACTTTACTAGaagacaagggcttcccaggtgctgcagtggtaaagaatccgcccaccaatccaggagactcaggttcaatccctggtttgggaagatcccctggaagaggaaatggcaacccactccagtattcttacctggaaaatcccatggagaggggagcctggcgggctactgtccatggggtcgaataAGAATCGgtcacaacttaacgactaaataacaacagcaagtACATCCATCCTCAAAGGGAGTGATAGTGCCCTCAAGGGGGTGAAAACTGATTCgaggcagggtgggggtgagCAAAAAGTAACATCACAGTGATTTCTGACCCTTCAAAAGTCAACCTTTCTCAGGGTTGGAATATTTGTATTCCTTAATATTAATTTCTCTTGTCGACCTTTCTTGGTGTCATATAAGCAGCATTGCCACAGTCATGAAAGGTACATAAATGTCTGCTAGATCACTATTGCAAAAATCTGTACTACATCTATGGCGACTAGATGGCTGTGATTGGAGAGTTTGTCTTGACTGATAGAGACTGAGGACTCAATCTCAAAGTCACATTAGAAGGGGTGGCCTGCACGTTCCACAGACAGCCTTGAGGCTATTGTCTGTGTGTGATGCTCACTGCTTTCTATAGGATTTGAACTttgagaagtaaataaaaatgatttatactTACTATTTAATTCTAGAAAAGTTAGCCAACAAATTAACTACATCAACTGTTGACAAGAAAAACTGTCAACAATAACTGAATAAGTATCTAACATCTAGTTAGGTTAAAAGCCATTTTCTCATATCAAACAGAAGTTAAAATTTAATGTttaggaaatttaatttttttaaattgtttttctatcactgaaaaaaataacccttttgaatgatttgtttttaaattgattacACTGTTATTATTAACATGTAGTTCTAAAAATTGCCAGTATCTATATATAATTTGATACATTACAgtacagaaacaaataaaactatattaGAAGTTAAACAGCAAAGTTATAAAGGTTAATAGCtttgattttgaatttaaaatgtaCCTTAAAATTTTGTCATTCATAACTCTGCATTAGATAAAAGGAAGAGGTTTATGCTTACTCTTTctatgtatggagaaggaaatggcaacccactccagtattcttgcctggagagttccatggatagaagagcttggtgggctacatacagtcagtccatggggtcacaaagagtcagataggactgagtgactaacactgtcctATGTATAAAGCATGTGCTTGCTTGCAAGctacgctcagtcatgtccaactcttcacgaccctatggactgtagcccaccagggtcctctgtccatgggaccctccaggcaagaatactggagagggttgccatgccctcctccagaagagcTTCCCtcacccatggattgaacccttagctctaggtctcctgtattggcaggtggattctttcccactagcaccatgtgggaagcccagatatacaTATACTGCATGAActgtatatctgtatatctaATATAACACAGATATTAGAATTTCATAAGGAACAATTCGGCAAAACAATGTCTTTAAAGGTCTTTAATGAATGATAATTTTTTAGAAGTTGAGAAACTCTGAATTAAAGCCTTCTAAGCATTTTGGCATGAAAACATTTCACTCTTGGTTTGCGAGGACGAATTGCAGCGGAAGTTGGAAAATAAGAATGGGTTTATTCAGTCTCGTCTTGTCCTCGTGTcccctctgtttctttttcccaCCCCAAGTtacctgttttaaaaatagaatcactCTCTTCCTTTTGGAGCCATATATAATCCCATTCACTGGCTTCCATGCTGGGAGATGACCCACGCCTGGCCAGCAGTGAACTTGTCACTTGAGCCAGGCCAGTCAGTATTAATTCTGGGACTTTTGCTTGCACTCAGGAGCTGTTTTTCTGTCGGGGTTACATTCGTCAGGTTGTGAGCTCAGAGCTGCCAGGATCTCTCTTTGCCATAACCTCAGGAAAGCCTAGCTGAGAATAGAACCCACCCCATAGAAAGCAGAGCTGGAGAATGACTGGGAAGCGAATCCAGTCATGCCTGGAGCTATCTGAGCCCCTGGACTTTCTGGTGTCCTTTGTGACTTAGACCAGCTGGAGT
The Bos mutus isolate GX-2022 chromosome 20, NWIPB_WYAK_1.1, whole genome shotgun sequence genome window above contains:
- the LOC102280361 gene encoding calmodulin-1, coding for MADQLTEEQIAEFQEAFSLFDKDGDGTITTKELGTVMRSLGQNPTEAELQDMINEVDADGNGTIDFPEFLTMMARKMKDTDSEEEIREAFRVFDKDGNGYISGAELRHVMTNLGEKLTDEEVDEMIREADIDGDGQVNYEEFVHMMTAK